One segment of Actinomycetota bacterium DNA contains the following:
- a CDS encoding alanine dehydrogenase, with product MIIGVPKESLHHEHRVGLTPDAAAHLHRLGHTVLVQHDAGLGARFSNHEYEQAGAQIVYSAEEAYRRADLVTRIGTMSSVELDLLKPGSAICSFHHMAVASKALVDGLVEREITAVSYELIEDAAGNRPILAPFSEMAGMLAVHLAGYYLQNDSGGRGILLGNVPGISPPTVVILGAGIAGRTAACHARATGARVVVIDTDMAKLRSVSSRCGGQVATANASLEPLENYTASADVLIGAVLIPGSRAPILVTEDMVEGMRRGSVIVDLSIDQGGCVETSRPTGLDQPTYIVHDVVHYCVPNMTANVARTASKALTRAVLPQLVSLAERGTGGAAAADPHLAAGVVMYEGNLVHRQVAAAHGLPFVELRSLLTGAGA from the coding sequence ATGATCATCGGAGTCCCCAAGGAATCTCTACATCACGAGCATCGGGTTGGCCTGACTCCGGACGCCGCAGCCCACCTGCACAGGCTCGGACACACGGTTCTGGTCCAACACGACGCAGGACTGGGTGCCCGATTCTCCAACCACGAGTATGAGCAGGCCGGCGCGCAGATCGTCTACAGCGCGGAGGAGGCCTACCGACGTGCCGATCTCGTCACCAGGATCGGCACGATGTCTTCGGTCGAGCTGGATCTCCTCAAGCCCGGATCCGCAATCTGCAGTTTTCACCACATGGCGGTCGCCTCGAAAGCACTGGTCGACGGGTTGGTCGAGCGAGAGATCACCGCCGTCTCCTACGAACTCATCGAGGACGCAGCAGGCAACCGCCCGATCCTCGCACCGTTCAGCGAGATGGCGGGAATGCTCGCTGTGCATCTCGCCGGCTACTACCTCCAGAACGACTCCGGGGGAAGGGGAATCCTGTTGGGCAACGTGCCGGGGATCTCCCCACCGACCGTCGTCATCCTCGGTGCGGGAATCGCCGGCCGGACGGCGGCATGTCACGCGAGAGCGACCGGGGCCCGCGTCGTCGTGATCGACACCGACATGGCGAAACTGAGATCGGTGAGTTCCCGATGTGGCGGTCAGGTTGCGACTGCGAACGCCAGTCTCGAGCCGCTGGAGAACTACACGGCTTCGGCAGACGTGCTCATCGGCGCGGTGCTCATTCCCGGTTCGCGAGCTCCGATTCTGGTCACCGAGGACATGGTCGAAGGGATGCGTCGAGGAAGTGTGATCGTCGACCTCTCGATCGACCAGGGAGGTTGCGTGGAAACCAGCCGGCCGACGGGTCTCGACCAGCCGACCTACATCGTCCACGATGTCGTGCACTACTGCGTGCCGAACATGACGGCGAACGTCGCCCGCACGGCCTCCAAAGCGCTCACGAGAGCCGTCCTGCCCCAACTGGTGTCGCTGGCCGAACGAGGGACCGGAGGTGCTGCGGCGGCGGATCCCCATCTCGCCGCGGGAGTGGTGATGTATGAAGGAAACCTCGTGCACCGCCAGGTCGCCGCCGCCCACGGCCTGCCCTTCGTCGAGCTGAGATCGCTCCTGACGGGAGCCGGCGCATGA
- a CDS encoding acetyl-CoA hydrolase/transferase family protein — protein sequence MNWFDDYRSKLQTPHQAVFQIQSGDRVYYGGNAAIPWALVRALAERGEELSDVQLNHVLLVGDDPLSDPAMADHFRHNSLFVGPADRAAVNEGRADYVPIFLHQIPRLFKENIIPLDVAMLMVSPPDEHGFMSLGVETLASQAAYQSAKKVIVQVNTKMPRILGDSFLHVSRVDTIVEHTEALPNLIPKPATEVERKIAAHVLELIPPRSTVQMGIGGIPDSVYESMEGDLQLGIHTEMLSDGAMRAIERGVVTGAYKSLHPGKVVITFAMGSDDLYEFLDNNPLIEAHPVDHTNDPFVVSQNDNMVAINSAIELDLTGQVCSDSIGPYIYSGFGGQVDFIRGAAKSKGGRPIIALPATAKGGTLSRIVPFLKQGAGVVTSRADVHYVVTEYGVANLFGMNLRERAEALIEIAAPQFHEELEAAAKERKLLP from the coding sequence ATGAACTGGTTCGACGACTACAGATCGAAGCTGCAGACTCCGCACCAGGCAGTCTTCCAGATCCAGAGCGGCGACCGTGTCTACTACGGAGGGAACGCGGCGATCCCGTGGGCACTGGTCAGGGCGCTCGCAGAACGAGGCGAAGAACTCTCCGACGTCCAACTCAATCACGTTCTCCTCGTTGGCGACGATCCCCTCTCCGATCCGGCGATGGCCGATCATTTCCGTCACAACTCGCTCTTTGTGGGACCGGCGGATCGGGCTGCGGTGAACGAAGGACGCGCAGACTACGTTCCCATCTTCCTGCACCAGATTCCGCGCCTGTTCAAAGAGAACATCATTCCCCTGGATGTCGCAATGTTGATGGTGTCCCCGCCGGACGAGCACGGCTTCATGAGCCTCGGCGTCGAGACGCTCGCCTCCCAGGCCGCCTACCAGTCGGCCAAGAAGGTGATCGTCCAGGTGAACACGAAGATGCCGCGCATTCTCGGCGACTCGTTCCTCCACGTGAGCAGGGTCGACACGATCGTCGAGCACACCGAGGCGTTGCCCAACCTGATACCGAAACCGGCCACAGAGGTCGAACGCAAGATCGCGGCGCACGTACTCGAGCTCATTCCGCCGCGTTCGACGGTGCAGATGGGCATTGGCGGCATCCCAGACTCGGTGTACGAGTCGATGGAAGGCGATCTACAGCTTGGGATCCACACCGAGATGCTGTCGGACGGAGCCATGCGCGCCATCGAACGCGGCGTCGTCACCGGGGCATACAAGTCGCTCCATCCCGGGAAGGTCGTGATCACGTTCGCGATGGGAAGCGACGATCTCTACGAGTTCCTCGACAACAATCCGCTCATCGAGGCACACCCCGTCGACCACACGAACGATCCGTTTGTCGTTTCCCAGAACGACAACATGGTCGCGATCAACTCTGCGATCGAGCTGGATCTGACCGGACAAGTCTGTTCCGACTCGATCGGCCCATACATCTACTCGGGGTTCGGCGGGCAGGTCGACTTCATTCGCGGTGCGGCGAAGTCCAAAGGCGGCCGACCCATCATCGCGCTTCCCGCAACCGCCAAGGGCGGAACGCTCTCTCGCATCGTCCCGTTCCTGAAGCAGGGCGCCGGTGTGGTCACCAGCCGTGCCGATGTTCACTACGTCGTCACCGAATACGGCGTCGCCAACCTGTTCGGCATGAATCTCCGGGAACGGGCAGAGGCGCTGATCGAGATCGCCGCCCCTCAGTTTCACGAGGAGCTGGAGGCCGCTGCGAAGGAACGCAAGCTGCTGCCGTGA